The genomic DNA CGTCACCGCGTACAGAGCGACGTTGATCGCGAAGTAGATCCACAGGAACAGCAGCATCTGCGGGTCGGCGAGCAGCTTCCACCGGGACACCTGCGCGGTCGCGCGCTCCCCCGCGCGCTCCTCCTGCTCGGTGTCGATGACGGCGACGAGCCCGCGCTTCTCGTCGTCCGTGAGCCAAGTGGCCTGCTCGATACCGGAATCGAGGAACCGGTAGACGACAAATCCCAGCACCACCGAGAAGACTCCCTCGATGAAGAACATCCACTGCCAGCCGGAGTGCCCCCACAAGCCGTGCATCTCGAGCAGCGCGCCCGCGATGGGCCCGACGATGACGGTCGCCGTGCCCGAGCCCATCAGGAAGATGGATGTGGCTCGCCCTCGATGGGTGTCCGGCAGCCAGCGCGAGAAGTAGTAGATGACAGCCGGGAAGAACCCGGCCTCCGCGACGCCGAGCAGGAACCGTAGCGCGTAGAACATCTCCGCGCTCGACACGAAGGCCATTGCGGTGGCCACGAGGCCCCAGGTGATCATGATCCGGGTGAGCCAGATTTTCGCCCCGAAGCGCTCCATCATCATGTTGGAGGGCACTTCGAATATGGCGTACGCGATGAAGAAGATCCCGGCGCCGAGCCCGAACGCTGCGGCGGACAGCCCGACGTCCGCGCGGAGTTGATCCTGGGCGAAGCCGAGGTTCACGCGGTCCATGTAGTTCGCGACGAACATCACGAAGAAGAGAGGGACGACGCGCCTGAAGATCTTACGGATGGCTGACTGGACTGCGGGTGAGTGCTCAGCAGCGGGGACTTGTGCTGGTGGTACTGCGGACACGAGCGGCTCCGATCGTGGGCAGGGCGGGGGGAGATGGGTGAGCGGGACCGGGTCGCACGAACTTCCGGTCCCGCACGTGCGGTTACCAGCGAGGAACGGTCGGCGTGACCCAGTCAGGGTCGGCGATCCGCATCGCGGCCGCGTCGTCGCGGTCCCGCAGGCAGCCGTCGTCGTCGAGCCAACGCTGATGCAGGAACGCCAGCTTGTCGCGGTCGAGTTCGACGCCGAGCCCGGGCGCGTCGGACACCTTGACCGCGCCGTCTTCGAAGGTGAGGCGTTCGGTGAGCACGTCCTCGGACTGCCAGGGGTAATGGGAGTCGCAGGCGTGGTGCAGATTCGGCACGGTGGACGCGACATGGGTCATCGCGGCAAGGCTGATCCCCAGGTGGGTGTTGGAGTGCATCGACACCCCGACCCCGAACGTGCGGCACACGGCCGCCAGTTCACGCGTGTTGCGCAGCCCGCCCCAATAGTGGTGGTCGGACAGCACCACCTGCACGGCCCCCTGGGTGAAGGCCTCCTGGATCTCGGCGAAGGTGGTCACGCACATGTTGGTGGCGAGCGGCACGTCCGTCTTCGCGGCGACCTCGGCCATGGCGGGCGTACCGAGCGCCGGGTCCTCCAGGTATTCGAGTACGTCGCCCAGTTCCTGAGCGACCTTCAGCGAAGTTTCCACGGACCAGGCCCCGTTGGGGTCGAGCCGCAGCGGATGTCCGGGAAAGGCCTCGGCGAGTGCCCGTACGGCGGCGATCTCCTCCTCCGGCGCGAAGACACCGCCCTTGAGCTTGAACGAGGTGAACCCGTACCGCTCGGTGAACTTCCGTGCCTGCTCGACGACGCCGGCCGGATCGACGGCGGCCCCCCAGTCATCCTTCTCGCAGGCGACACCCGCCGGGTGGTCGGCCCACTTGTAGAAGAGATAGGCGCTGTACTCCACCGTGTCCCGCAGCTTGCCACCGAGCAGCGCGTGCACGGGCAGCCCGAGCGTCTTGCCGAGCGCGTCAAGACAGGCGACCTCGAAGCCGGACACCACCGACAAGCGCAACTTGTCGGCGGTCTGCACCCCCCGCAGCCCACCCACGTCGACCTGGTTCTCGACCCGCCCCCGGTCGACGGCGACTTCGTCCGCCACGACGAACAGTGCATTGAGATCGGATACTTGACGCCCGACGAGCTTGTCGGCGAAGGGCCTGGCGAGCTCCAGATACTTGCTGTCGCCGTATGTCTCCCCCACCCCTGTCACGCCACCCGCCGTGACGACCTCCACGATCAGTCGCGGAGTGTACGGCTGGTGCACGCCCTGGGTGTTGAGCAGCGGCGGGTCGGCGACCAGGATCGGGGTCAGCCGAACCTCGGTGATGGTCAGATCGCGAGTCACAGGGCGGCTCCTACGGGAGTGAGTGCGGATGCGAGGTCGAGGCCGGCGGCGAGCAGGCGCTCCAGGTCGGCGAGGTCGGCGGGTGAGGGTTCGGTCAGCGGGGCGCGTACGGGCCCGACGGGACGGCCCCGCAACCGGGCGGCGGCCTTCACGAGCGAGACTGCGTATCCGGGCTGCCGGTCCCGGATTTCGACGAGCGGGACGTAGAACTCCCGCAGCAGCCGATCCATGACACCGTCGTCGCCCCGCCTACGAGCCTCGAAGAAGACATCGGCGATCTCGGGTGCGAAGGCGTGGACGGCCGACGAATACGCGGGGACTCCGACCGTGGTGTACGCGCGGGCCTGGATCTCCGCGGTGGCAGCCCCGTTGAAGAACAGGAAGCCCTCGGGCGCGGCGAGCGTGAGGCGCTGCAGTCGGTCGAGGTCACTGTGCCCGTCCTTGAGTCCGACGACCCCGGGGATCCGAGCAATCCTCCTCAACGACTCGGCGCTGAAAGTGACTTGGTCGCGCTGGTACGCGATCAGCGGCAGCCGGGTCCGCGCCGCCAGGTGCTCCAGCTGCGCAACGAGCCCGTCCTGCGGCGCGGCAACGAGATAGTGCGGTAGCACGAGCAGAGCATCGGCGCCGGCCTCCTCGGCGATCTGCGCGAACCGGGCGGCCTGGGCCCATCCGTACCCGACGCCGGCCACGACGGGCACCCTCCCCGCCACCACTTCCACCGCGGCGGTGACGACGTCCCGGTACTCGTCCTCGTCCAGGGAGAAGAACTCCCCCGTGCCGCAGGCGGGAAAGACGGCGCCGGGACCGGCGTCGACCTGCGCGGCCAGGTACGCACGGAATCCATCGAGGTCGAGGGAGCCGTCGTCGTGGAAGCTGGTGAGCGGGAACGACAGCACGCCGTTCGCCATCCCGCTCCGCAGTCGCCCGACGACGGCCTTCGTTTCCGTTTCCGTGCTCATTTCCCATCTCCGTATGTAGACATCATCTACGTATGAAGATGAAGGTTAGATACGCAAACAGGGGCCGTCAATGGTTCGGTGGCCCTCGCTTACGATCAGCACATGCCGGACCCCATGAACACGGACGAGGAGCGTGGAGTGCGCGAGGTGAAGTCCGCCGCGCGCACGGTCGAGCTGCTGGAAGTACTGGCGGAGCGCGGCGATCGCCCCGCCCGGCTCCAGGAACTCGCGGCCGAACTCCAGGTCCCCCGCAGCTCGATGTACGCCCTGCTCCAGACCCTGATAAGCCGGGGCTGGGTCCGCACGGACATGACAGGCTCCCTCTACGGCATCGGCATCCACGCCCTGCTCACAGGCACGAGCTACCTGGACTCCGACCCACGCGTCCGGGCCGTACGCCCGTACCTCGACGAGGCGTCGGAAGCCCTCGGCGAGACGATCCACATGGGCCGCCTGGACGGCGGAGACGTGGCGTACCTGGCAACACGCGAGTCACACGAGTACCTGCGCACGATCAGCCGGGTCGGCCGCCGCCTCCCGGCCCACGCGGGCGCGCTGGGCAAGGCACTCCTGGCCGAACGCCCGGACTCGACGCTCCCCGAGGGCCCGTACACCCCGGCCACCGCCAACACCCACACGGATCGCGACGCACTGGCGGCCGACCTCGAGGAAACCCGCACACGCGGCTACTCCATCGATCGCGAGGAGGGCGTCCTCGGCATCATCGGCTTCGGCTTCGCCCTCCGTTACGACACCCCCGCCCAGGACGCCATCAGCTGCTCGGTCCCCGTGCCCCGCCTCACCCCCGCCCATGAGTCCCAGATCATCAGCGTCATGCGCGAAATCCGCACAAAGATCGAGGCGACGACGCCAGGCGGAGCGGGCGCCCCGCACTGGCGCTGACCTCGCCCCGGGCCGGCGCCCCCCGAGGCCGTCATATCGAGTCAAGCGACTCGGAACAGAGCTTCAGGGACGGCGACGGCGGCGCCCCGGAGAGGCACCGAACCGGGCCGGAGCCGTCGCACTCCCCGTCCGGGGCGTTACGGAGGTCCGCGCAGCGATCGGGATCCCCTCGCTCGTCGTTGAGCCCGCCTGGCCGTCGAGCGGCCACCAAGGCGCCGCACGAGCGGCCGATTACGGAAGTACCCCGGAGAGGGTCCTCAGTGTGCTCCTCTCAGTACCTTCCTGCCCGAGCCAGGGCTTCGTCGGCCTGGGCTGCCAGTGCGGCGACGAGATCGGCCGCGGGTGGCAGGTCGTCGATGAGGTCGACACCCTCGCCGGCCCACACCGGCAGTGGTGGCACATCACCTCGCGCCACATCGTCCTGGTAGGCACGGCGAGCCCGGGAGTCCGCGGCAAGTTCCGCCTCCCGGCCCCGCCAGCGGTCGAGGTAGGGATGACCGAGAGTGCGAGCCGTGTACTTCGTCGTCTGCCATCGTGCCCCCCGGGCGATGTCAAGGACGCCGCTTCGTTCCGTATCCTCTCCGCGCCCGCGGACGATCGCCTCGGCGATCGAGGGATCGACCAGCGCCTCGGCCGTGGCCTGGAAGCGGGTGCCGATGAGTGCCCCGGCGGCCCCCAGCACCAAGGCGGCGGCCACGCCGCGACCGTCGGCGATCCCACCCGCCGCCAGCACCGGCACCGGTGCCGCCAGGTCCACCACGACCGGTACGAACGGCAGCGTGGCCCTCCCGCGCCGAGCCCCGTGCCCACCGCCCTCGCCGCCCTGCGCCACGATGACATCGGCCCCCAGATCCACCGCCCGCCTGGCCTCCTCCAGGTCGGTGACCTGAACGATCACCGCCGCACCGGCGGCGCGGATTCGCTCGACGAACGGGCTCGGGTCTCCGAAGGAGAGCATCACAGCCCCTGGGCCGTACTCCAGCGCCTGCTCGATCGCGCTGACACCGGCCGCCCAGGTCAGGAACCCAACTCCCCACGGTCTCCCGCCTCCAGCAACGATCGGCAGTTCGCGGGCCAGCCACTCCCGATCCCCGTACCCGCCGCCCAGCAACCCCAGGCCACCGCCGCGGGAGACCGCCGTGGCCAGCGCGCCGCCGGCCGACCCACCCATGGGCGCCAACGCAATCGGATGCTGCACACCGAACAACTTTGTGAACGCCGTCGACAGAGCCATGTCTCGCATCATCGCTCCTCCGGCACTCTGCGGGCAGCAGCAAGGAAGCCCTGTCGCACAGCTCACCCCGAACTGCCCTGACGACGCAGAACGGAGACCCCGGCCCGGCATCACCACCGCGGCATCTGCTTCCCTACGGTGGCCCACCTCGCGCAGTCAGCTCCGAGCCAGTCGGCTACAGGTGGCGCGATGCCTCGGTACCTGCGCTCCACGACCTGCCTCATCCCGGCCGAGGTGCCATGCGTGCTCGAAGCGCCCCGCGCTCCCGTGAAGCCCGGGGTCGCCTCGAACCCGACCGGAAGCCTTGTCAGGGCGCGACGACCACCCGGCTGATCACCGGGAGGTGGTCCGAAGCCGTGGGGTCCGTGTGCAGGACGCGGGTGACCACCGGCTTGACCTGGTCGGTGGTGTAGATGTCGTCGATCCGCTCGGTCGGGCCCTCGGCAGGAAAGGTCATCCCGTCCCCGTGACCGGCCTTCGTCCACGCGTCGGTGTAGCTGGTCTGCAACGGCTGGGACTCGGGTGCGGACGGGACCGCGTTGAAGTCGCCCACGAGGATCGACGGATCGGTGTCACCTATCAGGTCGACGAGTTGCGGGGCCTGGTGGAGACGGTCGGTCTGCGAGCCGGCGGCAAGATGGGTGCAGAAGAAGTGCACGGCCTTCCCTCGGACGTCGAGCGTGGCGTGCAGCAGCCCGCGCTGCTCCTGACCGGGCGACTTGAACAGCCAGGTGTTGTCCCACTCGGTGATGGGGTACCGGGAGAGGATCGCGGTGCCGTACTGGATCCGGTGTCCACCGGCGGTCGGCGGGTTGTTGTCGATGTTGGCGCCGAACACCACGTGGTATCCCAGCATGGCGGCCAGCTCGGCGGGCTGGTCGGCCCAGTCGCTGCGCCCGGAGTAGTGGTTGTCGACCTCCTGCAGCCCGACCACGTCGGCGCCGCTCTCCTTGACGACGTCAGCGATCCGCTGGAGGTCGAGTACATCATCGGTGCCCTGTGCGTGGTGGATGTTGAACGTCATCACATCCAGCACACGGGCACCGTGGCCTTCGGCGGCCGAGGCCTGGGCGATCCCCGTGGTGGCGAGCACGGAGACGACGGCGAGCGCGGACAACGTACGGCGCAACATGGTGTGTTCCTCCTGCGACAGGTATCAATGACGATCACGATCATTAACCGGCCCCTTGGCGGATTCGTGGCCGGAGGGTGAAGACCCGCTCCCTTCCCGATGTCGGGCATCGGACGCGCGCCGGGGCGCAGCCGGGGCCTGACGGATCACCGGCGCCGTCCGTTTGGTCGCGTCCCCCGGCCGTAGTGCCACCGGGTTCGGCACCGGACGATGACTGCGGGCTACCTCCGCGCCACATTCCCGCCTCTGCAGTGCCGGGAACGTCGCCGGTGCGGGCAAGTCCGTACGGAGCGGACCCGGTTGCGCGGGCTGACCCCGAGAAGGACGTCGTCTCCGCTGACGGCGCCCGTACGTGCACGGCGACCGCCGCACAACATGTCTTCGGAGCCAGGGCGTTGTTGGGGAGGCATTCCCTGTCAGGTTGGTCGGTCTTCGTTTGATGACCACGAGCACCGGCCAGGGTGTGGGTCATGCGTATACGTCAACTTGCACTCATCGGAACGGCAGTTGTCCTCGGTCTCGGCACGCTCACTTCGGCCGCGGACGCCAGCGACCACGCCCCGGTCCGGATGAACCAGATCCAACTGCTGGGCACGCACAACAGCTACCACCGCGAACTGTCCTTCGCGGAGAAGAAGATTCAGGGCGAATCCGACCCCGACAATCTGTGGTACTCGCACGCGTCGCTGCCCGTGCAGCTCGACCAGCAGCCGGTGCGCCAGCTCGAACTCGACGTGATGCCCGACAGCGACCGGGGTGGGCTCTACACCAACCCGCTGATCCGTCAGCAGGCCGGTCTCCCTCCGCTCGACGACCCCGGCCTCGCGGGACCCGGTCTCAAGGTCATGCACTGGGCCGATCACGACTACAACACGACGTGCTCGACGCTGGTGAAGTGCCTGCGACAGGTGAAAACCTGGTCGGACGCGAATCCGAACCATGTACCGATCCCGATCCTGCTCGAGCTCAAGGCGACGGACCCGAAGCTGGAGCAGCTCGGCGGCCCGAAAAGCCCGCCTTGGGATGCGAAGCAGTTCGACCGGCTCGACACCGAGATCCGATCGGTGTTCGACGCCGACGAGCTCATCACACCGGACACGATTCGCCACCGGGGCCTGACGCTCGAGGAGTCCGTACTGCGCCACGGCTGGCCGAGCCTGGCACAGGCGCGCGGCAAGTTCATGTTCCTGATGGACAACAAGGACACCAAGCTGCAGGAGCCGTACCTCAGCGGCCGACCGAATCTCGAAGGCCGTGTGCTGTTCACCGACTCCGCCCCGGGCCGCGCTGACGCCGCATTCCTCGAGGAGAACGACCCGACCGGCGCGAACACCGCGAAGATCCAGGACTGGGTGCGCAAGGGCTACTTCGTCCGGACACGCAGCGACGTTCCGTTCGGCGCGGCCAGGGCTGGTGACAACGAGCAGCTCGAAGCCGCGCTGGCCAGCGGCGCGCAGATCGTCAGCACCGACTTCCCGGTGCCCGGGCTCGCCGCCCGCTACGGCAGCGACTACGTCGCACGGCTCCCCGGCGGTGGACCCGCCAGGTGCAACCCCGTCGACGCACCGAGGTCCTGCCACACCGTCGAAGACTGACGGCCTGCGCAGGCCTTCAGCAAGATGCGGCCCCGGTGGCTCACCGATCTCGACGTCGGCGTCCGGTGCAGCCGCCGGGCAGCCCTGGTGTCGGGTACCACCGACTACAGGGCCGCCGTGCGGAAGAGAGCCAGGAGCGCGTGGGCCGACGGGGTGTCCGCGTCGAAGAACTGCGTGGCCGACGCGGGTGGCACGGCCTGTCCGTGCATGCGGACCTCGTGGCACCTGAAACAGAACGCCGCCTCGAACAGCGCCAGGTCAAGAGAGTCCTCGTACGCCCGGATGCCCCAGCCCGGCGAGAAGCCGCAGCGGTGCTGTTCGCTGCCGGGCAGCATCTCGATCAAGGTCAGGGCTTCGGTGGCCTCACTCCCGGTCCAGTGCGCGACCACCCTGCCGGGGTAGGGGACGCCCCGCTCGATCGGGAGGGCGGAGATCCGTACGACCTCTATCAACACGGTGGCGGCAACGGCTTCGGCGGGGAGCTGCATGTACGCAGTCTGCCCGCCGGGGAAAGCGCATCCCCACCGGAACTCGATCGGCTGAGGCCCCGGCGGGTCAACAACCATCGACGAACGTGACCGTCTCGTCGATCGACGCCCTC from Streptomyces sp. NBC_01707 includes the following:
- a CDS encoding MFS transporter codes for the protein MFVANYMDRVNLGFAQDQLRADVGLSAAAFGLGAGIFFIAYAIFEVPSNMMMERFGAKIWLTRIMITWGLVATAMAFVSSAEMFYALRFLLGVAEAGFFPAVIYYFSRWLPDTHRGRATSIFLMGSGTATVIVGPIAGALLEMHGLWGHSGWQWMFFIEGVFSVVLGFVVYRFLDSGIEQATWLTDDEKRGLVAVIDTEQEERAGERATAQVSRWKLLADPQMLLFLWIYFAINVALYAVTFWLPSIVDDIGGLSEFQVGLLTAVPWLCAIAAVYVSGRISDRIGKRRPILVTLLVIGGCGTLLAVFVSPWVGLGALCIAAIGFKPASPIFWTIPQSYLDARAAAPGIALINSIGNLGGFVAPTAFGLIEDATGSTKGGLAGLTVVGFLAALSVLLVRGGGRNDRIRTKPVTAPVVTAPKATRGTALTVDSGTAGTAPAGA
- a CDS encoding glucarate dehydratase family protein; the protein is MTRDLTITEVRLTPILVADPPLLNTQGVHQPYTPRLIVEVVTAGGVTGVGETYGDSKYLELARPFADKLVGRQVSDLNALFVVADEVAVDRGRVENQVDVGGLRGVQTADKLRLSVVSGFEVACLDALGKTLGLPVHALLGGKLRDTVEYSAYLFYKWADHPAGVACEKDDWGAAVDPAGVVEQARKFTERYGFTSFKLKGGVFAPEEEIAAVRALAEAFPGHPLRLDPNGAWSVETSLKVAQELGDVLEYLEDPALGTPAMAEVAAKTDVPLATNMCVTTFAEIQEAFTQGAVQVVLSDHHYWGGLRNTRELAAVCRTFGVGVSMHSNTHLGISLAAMTHVASTVPNLHHACDSHYPWQSEDVLTERLTFEDGAVKVSDAPGLGVELDRDKLAFLHQRWLDDDGCLRDRDDAAAMRIADPDWVTPTVPRW
- a CDS encoding 5-dehydro-4-deoxyglucarate dehydratase; this encodes MSTETETKAVVGRLRSGMANGVLSFPLTSFHDDGSLDLDGFRAYLAAQVDAGPGAVFPACGTGEFFSLDEDEYRDVVTAAVEVVAGRVPVVAGVGYGWAQAARFAQIAEEAGADALLVLPHYLVAAPQDGLVAQLEHLAARTRLPLIAYQRDQVTFSAESLRRIARIPGVVGLKDGHSDLDRLQRLTLAAPEGFLFFNGAATAEIQARAYTTVGVPAYSSAVHAFAPEIADVFFEARRRGDDGVMDRLLREFYVPLVEIRDRQPGYAVSLVKAAARLRGRPVGPVRAPLTEPSPADLADLERLLAAGLDLASALTPVGAAL
- a CDS encoding IclR family transcriptional regulator yields the protein MPDPMNTDEERGVREVKSAARTVELLEVLAERGDRPARLQELAAELQVPRSSMYALLQTLISRGWVRTDMTGSLYGIGIHALLTGTSYLDSDPRVRAVRPYLDEASEALGETIHMGRLDGGDVAYLATRESHEYLRTISRVGRRLPAHAGALGKALLAERPDSTLPEGPYTPATANTHTDRDALAADLEETRTRGYSIDREEGVLGIIGFGFALRYDTPAQDAISCSVPVPRLTPAHESQIISVMREIRTKIEATTPGGAGAPHWR
- a CDS encoding nitronate monooxygenase family protein, which gives rise to MALSTAFTKLFGVQHPIALAPMGGSAGGALATAVSRGGGLGLLGGGYGDREWLARELPIVAGGGRPWGVGFLTWAAGVSAIEQALEYGPGAVMLSFGDPSPFVERIRAAGAAVIVQVTDLEEARRAVDLGADVIVAQGGEGGGHGARRGRATLPFVPVVVDLAAPVPVLAAGGIADGRGVAAALVLGAAGALIGTRFQATAEALVDPSIAEAIVRGRGEDTERSGVLDIARGARWQTTKYTARTLGHPYLDRWRGREAELAADSRARRAYQDDVARGDVPPLPVWAGEGVDLIDDLPPAADLVAALAAQADEALARAGRY
- a CDS encoding endonuclease/exonuclease/phosphatase family protein; this encodes MLRRTLSALAVVSVLATTGIAQASAAEGHGARVLDVMTFNIHHAQGTDDVLDLQRIADVVKESGADVVGLQEVDNHYSGRSDWADQPAELAAMLGYHVVFGANIDNNPPTAGGHRIQYGTAILSRYPITEWDNTWLFKSPGQEQRGLLHATLDVRGKAVHFFCTHLAAGSQTDRLHQAPQLVDLIGDTDPSILVGDFNAVPSAPESQPLQTSYTDAWTKAGHGDGMTFPAEGPTERIDDIYTTDQVKPVVTRVLHTDPTASDHLPVISRVVVAP
- a CDS encoding phosphatidylinositol-specific phospholipase C1-like protein; the encoded protein is MRIRQLALIGTAVVLGLGTLTSAADASDHAPVRMNQIQLLGTHNSYHRELSFAEKKIQGESDPDNLWYSHASLPVQLDQQPVRQLELDVMPDSDRGGLYTNPLIRQQAGLPPLDDPGLAGPGLKVMHWADHDYNTTCSTLVKCLRQVKTWSDANPNHVPIPILLELKATDPKLEQLGGPKSPPWDAKQFDRLDTEIRSVFDADELITPDTIRHRGLTLEESVLRHGWPSLAQARGKFMFLMDNKDTKLQEPYLSGRPNLEGRVLFTDSAPGRADAAFLEENDPTGANTAKIQDWVRKGYFVRTRSDVPFGAARAGDNEQLEAALASGAQIVSTDFPVPGLAARYGSDYVARLPGGGPARCNPVDAPRSCHTVED